The sequence below is a genomic window from Aureispira sp. CCB-E.
ATTCCCTACTGTTAAAAACCAAAAGATATAGTAACTATTCCCATAACTTTTTACATGCATAACCTTTAATAGTTAGCTTAGTTCCCCCTGCGATCATGAGCCAGCAAGCTGGGTTTCTTACTCCCTATGGTCGTGAGCTCGCTATGCTCGGTTCGCTGCTACTAATGAATAAATAATGGAATAATATTAATAGAATAGATGATACATGATCTCCTTTTGAGAAGGATTTTCTATTTTACTAAAAAAACACAGCTATTTGTACTAAATAATAATTTGTTAAAGCCACACCATAACAACAAATATGAAAAACTTATCCCTTAAAAATATTGATTTAATCCCCTCTCCTATAGTATTAAAAAAACGATGTCAATCTATTGCCGTACTTGAAGCTATTATTTGCCAAGAGTGGGAATATAGGTATTATTCTTACAATAAAAACTGGGACAAAGAAGCGGCTTGTTGCCAAATGAGAAATGGCTCTGGTGATGAGATGCTCATTTTATTTCAACAAAATGGAGCGATTATAAATGGTTTTATCCATGAAAGTCCAGTACAAGATAAAGGAAAAATAACTCAAAACCTCCCTAACGAATTTCATGAATTTATGTTTACAGAACCCGTCAAAAGTATTGGTACGACTTTTTGTATTTGGAATATTCCCTCTAACAGCAAATGGACAAGCGGCATTCACCTAGACAATACGCTTCATGAGGTGGTTTGCCGTGATTCGGAAAGCTTACTTCAATTATTAGATGGAAATCCTGAAACATTTCACCAATGGGCAATGGAATATTATGAATTAGTCAGTTTGAATCTCAATGCAATTCAAGCAATTTATCAACATGCTCCTATTACGAACTCTTTAATCAACCAACTTACCTCCCAAGGTATTGACTTTAAAACATTAAAAGAAGACTTAAACGAAATTGGTTACAGCTACATACTATAAGCCCCATCAACGATTAAACATCGTCTTCTCCATAAATTTCTTTCACACGTCCGACTTCTCCTGTATCTAGGCGCACCTTTATTCCATGAGGGTGAAATTGGCTTTTTGTCAAAATGTTTTTCACATAGCCCTCCGTTAAAACACCTGAAACTTGGTCTTTTTTGAGCACAATAGCCACTTCCATTCCAGGTTTTATATCTGACCGATTTCTTCCATCCATTTTCTACCTATGACTTATTTTTTGTTTTTTGAGTATTGGTTTTAGTAGATTTAGAGCTACTTTTTTTTCGGTTATTGTTGGATTTTTTAGTGGTCTGATGCCCTTTCTTCTTGTAATGCTTTTTATTACCTCCTTTTCGATTTCTTCCTCCTCCCCTAACTTTATATTCTGGCGCTTCTCCTAGTTCTTTTGGCAATGGAATTTGAGGTATTTTACTTTCAATCAATTTTTCTATTCTTGCAAATTTGTACATATCGTCTGGATTGACCAATGTCAATGCGACACCTGTCGTAGAAGCACGTGCTGTTCTCCCCACACGATGCACGTAATCAGCAGCATCTCCAGGCACATCGTAATTGATCACCAAATTAATATCTTTGATATCGACTCCTCTACTCAAAATATCTGTAGCTACTAAAATTCGTATCGATTTCTGCTTGAACTCCAAGAGTACTTTTTCACGTTCATCTTGGTCTAAATCGGAAGAGATACCTGCCACCGAGTACCCTTCTTTGCGCAGCGATCGCACAATATCAAATACTTTCCTTTTAGTAGATGTAAAAATCAGGATGCGTTCATAATTAGGTTTATCAGAAATTAAGCTATGAATCAAGGGTGTTTTTTGATTATCATAAGCTAAATAGACGGCTTGTAGCACGCCTTCTGCTGGCTTATCTAAAGCAATGTTAATTGTTTTGGGTTGGGTTAAAATTTGATTGGCTAAAGTTCTTATTTTGGGTGCCATGGTAGCACTAAACATCAAGTTTTGACGTTTTTTAGGTAAATAAGAAATGATCTTTTGGATATCATCTAAAAATCCCATATCCAACATTCGATCAGCCTCATCTAAAATTAAATGCTGTATATTATCAAACTTAACGTAACCCAAATTTAGGTGTGAAATAAGTTTACCAGGAGTAGCAACAATAATATTACTTCCTTGTGTCAACGCACGTTTTTGTTGTGCAAAATCATCTCCTCCACTACCGCCATAAACAGCAATCGAACTTACTCCCACAAAATAGGCAAATCCTT
It includes:
- a CDS encoding YwbE family protein, which translates into the protein MDGRNRSDIKPGMEVAIVLKKDQVSGVLTEGYVKNILTKSQFHPHGIKVRLDTGEVGRVKEIYGEDDV
- a CDS encoding DEAD/DEAH box helicase; this translates as MTFEELELDYDLLDALDYMGFVEATPIQEQAIPLILEGQDLIACAQTGTGKTAAFILPILNKLAENPTAHTNTLVICPTRELAIQIEKQVQGFAYFVGVSSIAVYGGSGGDDFAQQKRALTQGSNIIVATPGKLISHLNLGYVKFDNIQHLILDEADRMLDMGFLDDIQKIISYLPKKRQNLMFSATMAPKIRTLANQILTQPKTINIALDKPAEGVLQAVYLAYDNQKTPLIHSLISDKPNYERILIFTSTKRKVFDIVRSLRKEGYSVAGISSDLDQDEREKVLLEFKQKSIRILVATDILSRGVDIKDINLVINYDVPGDAADYVHRVGRTARASTTGVALTLVNPDDMYKFARIEKLIESKIPQIPLPKELGEAPEYKVRGGGRNRKGGNKKHYKKKGHQTTKKSNNNRKKSSSKSTKTNTQKTKNKS